The following are from one region of the Mesorhizobium sp. B2-8-5 genome:
- a CDS encoding RelA/SpoT family protein has product MMRQYELVERVQRYKPDVNEALLNKAYVYAMQKHGHQKRASGDPYFSHPLEVAAILTDMHMDEATIAVALLHDTIEDTTATRAEIDELFGPEMGKLVEGLTKLKKLDLVSKKAEQAENLRKLLLAISEDIRVLLVKLADRLHNMRTLDHMPESKRLRIAEETMDIYAPLAGRMGMQGMREELEEIAFRYINPEAYRAVTARLAEIFERNKGVLQEIETALSGLFDKHAIKASVKSRQKKPWSVFRKMEAKALSFEQLSDIFGFRVVVDSVDDCYRALGAIHTTWSMVPGRFKDYISTPKQNDYRSIHTTIVGPSRQRVELQIRTKEMNKIAEYGVAAHSIYKDSGGKTNGAGHAISRETNAYAWLRRTIEQLAEGDNPEDFLENTKLELFQDQVFCFTPKGMLIALPRGATPIDFAYAVHTDVGDTCVGAKVNGRIMPLMTELKNGDEVEIIRSKAQVPPAAWESVVVTGKARAAIRRATKNAIRKQYSGLGARILERAFERAGKTFTKESLKPVLHRLARKDIEDVLASVGRGELSSTDVMKAVFPDYKDERVTVAPPKQREEGWSKIRNAAGMLFQMPGTRAAKKDKDQPRDGAVPIRGVRGDLPVRFAPEGAVPGDRIVGIIQPGTGITIYPIQSPALQAFDDQPERWIDVRWDIDERTKERFPARISVTAINAPGSLADIAQVVASNDANIHTLSMIRTAPDFTEMLIDLEVWDLKHLNRLLSQLKDNSSVSDARRVNG; this is encoded by the coding sequence ATGATGCGTCAGTATGAGCTTGTCGAGCGCGTCCAGCGCTACAAGCCTGACGTCAACGAGGCGCTGCTCAACAAGGCCTATGTCTATGCCATGCAGAAGCATGGCCACCAGAAGCGCGCCTCGGGCGATCCCTATTTCTCGCATCCGCTCGAAGTCGCCGCCATCCTCACCGACATGCATATGGACGAGGCGACGATCGCCGTTGCCTTGCTGCACGACACGATCGAGGACACGACGGCGACAAGAGCCGAGATCGACGAGCTGTTCGGTCCGGAAATGGGCAAGCTGGTCGAAGGCCTCACCAAGCTGAAGAAGCTCGACCTGGTCTCGAAGAAGGCCGAGCAGGCGGAGAATTTGCGCAAGCTCCTGCTCGCGATCTCCGAGGATATTCGCGTTCTTCTGGTCAAGCTCGCCGACCGCCTGCACAACATGCGCACGCTCGACCATATGCCCGAGTCCAAGCGCCTGCGCATCGCCGAGGAGACGATGGACATCTATGCGCCTTTGGCCGGGCGCATGGGCATGCAGGGCATGCGCGAGGAACTGGAAGAAATCGCCTTCCGCTACATCAATCCGGAGGCCTATCGCGCCGTCACCGCAAGGCTCGCCGAGATTTTCGAGCGCAACAAGGGCGTTCTGCAGGAGATCGAGACGGCGCTTTCCGGCCTGTTCGACAAACACGCCATCAAGGCGAGCGTGAAGAGCCGGCAGAAGAAGCCGTGGTCGGTGTTCCGCAAGATGGAGGCCAAGGCACTTTCCTTCGAGCAGCTCTCCGACATTTTCGGTTTCCGCGTCGTGGTCGATTCCGTCGATGACTGCTACCGCGCGCTTGGCGCCATCCACACCACCTGGTCGATGGTGCCCGGCCGCTTCAAGGACTACATCTCGACGCCGAAGCAGAACGACTACCGTTCCATCCACACCACCATCGTCGGCCCGTCGCGCCAGCGCGTCGAATTGCAGATCCGCACCAAGGAGATGAACAAGATCGCCGAATATGGCGTTGCCGCGCATTCGATCTACAAGGACAGCGGCGGCAAGACGAACGGCGCCGGCCACGCGATCTCCAGGGAGACCAACGCCTATGCCTGGCTGCGGCGCACCATCGAGCAACTGGCCGAAGGCGACAATCCCGAGGATTTCCTCGAAAACACCAAGCTGGAACTATTCCAGGACCAGGTGTTCTGCTTCACGCCCAAGGGCATGCTGATCGCGCTGCCGCGCGGCGCCACCCCGATCGACTTCGCCTACGCCGTCCACACCGATGTCGGCGACACCTGCGTCGGCGCCAAGGTCAATGGCCGTATCATGCCCTTGATGACGGAGCTCAAGAACGGCGACGAGGTCGAGATCATCCGCTCCAAGGCGCAGGTGCCGCCCGCCGCCTGGGAATCGGTCGTGGTCACCGGCAAGGCGCGGGCCGCCATCCGCCGCGCCACCAAGAATGCGATACGCAAGCAATATTCCGGCCTCGGCGCCCGCATCCTCGAGCGCGCCTTCGAGCGCGCCGGCAAGACTTTCACCAAGGAGAGCCTGAAGCCGGTTCTGCACCGGCTGGCGCGCAAGGACATCGAGGACGTGCTGGCCTCGGTCGGCCGCGGCGAGCTGAGCTCCACCGATGTCATGAAAGCGGTCTTCCCCGACTATAAGGACGAGCGCGTCACCGTCGCGCCGCCCAAGCAGCGCGAGGAAGGTTGGTCGAAGATCCGCAACGCCGCCGGCATGCTGTTCCAGATGCCCGGCACCCGCGCCGCGAAGAAGGACAAGGACCAGCCGCGCGATGGCGCGGTGCCGATCCGTGGCGTGCGCGGCGACCTGCCGGTGCGCTTCGCCCCGGAAGGGGCGGTGCCCGGCGACCGCATCGTCGGCATCATCCAGCCCGGAACCGGCATCACCATCTATCCGATCCAGTCGCCGGCGCTGCAGGCCTTCGACGACCAGCCCGAGCGCTGGATCGACGTGCGCTGGGACATCGACGAACGCACCAAGGAACGTTTCCCGGCGCGCATCTCGGTCACTGCCATCAATGCGCCGGGTTCGCTGGCCGACATCGCCCAGGTGGTGGCGTCCAACGACGCCAACATCCACACGCTGTCGATGATACGCACGGCGCCCGATTTCACCGAGATGCTGATCGATCTCGAGGTCTGGGACCTCAAGCACCTCAACCGGCTGCTGTCGCAGCTGAAGGACAATTCGAGCGTCAGCGATGCGCGGCGTGTTAACGGCTAA
- the rpoZ gene encoding DNA-directed RNA polymerase subunit omega: MARVTVEDCIDKVDNRFELVLLAGHRARQISQGAQITVPRDNDKNPVIALREIADETLSPDDLKEDLIHSLQKHVEVDEPEAEGEAITDETGATVAAADTDDAEENVTFDRMSEEDLLAGIEGLVPPEKSDDY; this comes from the coding sequence ATGGCCCGCGTAACCGTTGAAGATTGCATCGACAAGGTCGACAACCGTTTTGAACTCGTGCTGCTCGCCGGCCACCGCGCCCGCCAGATCAGCCAGGGCGCGCAGATCACCGTTCCGCGCGACAATGACAAGAACCCTGTCATCGCGCTGCGCGAGATCGCCGACGAGACGCTGTCGCCCGACGACCTCAAGGAAGACCTGATCCACTCGCTGCAGAAGCATGTCGAGGTCGACGAGCCGGAAGCCGAGGGCGAGGCGATCACCGACGAGACCGGCGCGACCGTTGCTGCTGCCGACACCGACGACGCCGAGGAGAACGTTACGTTCGACCGCATGAGCGAGGAAGATCTGCTCGCCGGCATCGAAGGTCTGGTGCCGCCGGAAAAGAGCGACGACTACTAA
- a CDS encoding NYN domain-containing protein, producing MFDPREKIALFIDGANLYATSRALGFDIDYRKLLSSFQKRGYLLRAYYYTALVEDQEYSSIRPLIDWLDYNGFKVVTKPAKEFTDSTGRRKIKGNMDIELTVDALELADVVDHYVIFSGDGDFRTLVEALQRRGRKVSIISTMASQPPMISDDLRRQADHFIDLMSLKSEVGRDPSERPARRPEPAEVDEDDY from the coding sequence ATGTTCGATCCCCGTGAAAAGATCGCTCTTTTCATCGACGGCGCCAATCTCTATGCCACATCCCGGGCGCTGGGCTTCGACATCGACTACCGCAAGCTCCTGTCGAGCTTCCAGAAGCGCGGCTATCTGTTGCGCGCCTACTATTACACCGCGCTGGTCGAGGATCAGGAATATTCATCGATCCGGCCGCTGATCGACTGGCTCGACTATAACGGCTTCAAGGTGGTGACGAAGCCCGCCAAGGAATTCACCGACTCAACCGGCCGCCGCAAGATCAAGGGCAACATGGACATCGAGCTGACCGTCGATGCGCTGGAGCTCGCCGATGTCGTCGATCATTATGTGATCTTCTCCGGCGACGGCGACTTCCGCACACTGGTCGAAGCGCTACAGCGGCGCGGCCGCAAGGTGTCGATCATCTCGACCATGGCTTCCCAGCCGCCGATGATCTCCGACGACCTGCGCCGCCAGGCCGATCATTTCATCGACCTGATGTCGCTGAAGAGCGAAGTCGGCCGCGACCCGTCCGAGCGGCCCGCGCGCCGGCCGGAACCTGCCGAAGTCGACGAGGACGATTATTGA
- a CDS encoding uracil-DNA glycosylase: MSAAPSPEPGRDCPLCPRLHDFIAAWREREPSWFNAPVPTFLPPEGEDSVRLLIVGLAPGLRGANRTGRPFTGDYAGDLLYGTMIAHGLARGEFKARPDDGLQLIGTAITNAVRCVPPENKPVGAEIATCRTFLKPTIARFPNLSAILTLGSIAHQSTVRALGERVAAVPFRHGGRQQAGGIALFSSYHCSRYNTNTGVLTQEMFVNVFKEIAAFLKT; the protein is encoded by the coding sequence TTGAGCGCCGCGCCCTCCCCCGAACCCGGCCGTGACTGCCCGCTTTGCCCGCGGCTGCATGATTTCATCGCGGCCTGGCGCGAGCGCGAGCCCAGCTGGTTCAACGCGCCCGTGCCGACATTCCTGCCGCCGGAAGGCGAAGATTCAGTCCGCCTGCTGATTGTCGGGCTGGCGCCCGGCCTGCGCGGCGCCAACCGCACGGGACGCCCCTTCACCGGCGACTATGCCGGCGATCTGCTCTACGGCACGATGATCGCGCATGGCCTGGCGCGCGGCGAGTTCAAGGCGCGGCCGGATGATGGGCTCCAGCTTATCGGCACGGCCATCACCAATGCGGTGCGCTGCGTGCCGCCGGAGAACAAGCCGGTTGGCGCCGAGATCGCCACCTGCCGGACCTTTCTGAAGCCGACCATCGCGCGCTTTCCCAATCTCAGCGCCATACTGACGCTGGGCTCGATCGCGCATCAGTCGACGGTGCGGGCATTGGGCGAGCGCGTGGCGGCCGTTCCGTTCCGCCATGGCGGCCGGCAGCAGGCCGGCGGCATCGCGCTGTTTTCCAGCTATCACTGCTCGCGCTACAACACCAATACGGGCGTGCTGACACAGGAGATGTTCGTCAATGTGTTCAAGGAGATTGCGGCGTTCCTGAAGACCTAG
- a CDS encoding Lrp/AsnC ligand binding domain-containing protein, with the protein MNPEASDLDAIDRNLLRLLQEDGRRTTLDLAARVGLSPTGTSQRVKRLFREGYIIAVRAVLDPAKIGRGTLVFIEVRLDHTAPHIFERFAEAVIKAPEVLECHMVVGGFDYLVKARISEMAAYQDFLTRVILPLPGVKETHTYASIGEVKPDALLPV; encoded by the coding sequence GTGAATCCTGAAGCAAGCGACCTCGACGCGATCGACCGCAATCTTCTTCGGCTGCTGCAGGAGGATGGGCGTCGCACCACGCTTGATCTGGCGGCGCGTGTCGGCCTGTCGCCGACCGGCACGAGCCAGCGGGTGAAGCGGCTGTTTCGGGAAGGCTACATCATCGCGGTCAGGGCCGTGCTCGATCCCGCCAAGATCGGCCGCGGCACACTCGTCTTCATCGAGGTACGCCTCGATCACACGGCGCCTCATATCTTCGAACGCTTCGCCGAAGCGGTGATCAAGGCGCCTGAGGTGCTGGAATGCCATATGGTCGTGGGCGGCTTCGACTATCTGGTAAAGGCGCGTATCTCGGAAATGGCCGCCTATCAGGATTTTCTGACCCGGGTCATCCTACCGTTGCCCGGAGTGAAGGAGACGCACACTTACGCCTCGATCGGCGAGGTGAAGCCGGATGCGCTGCTGCCGGTATGA
- a CDS encoding DMT family transporter gives MADADDAGNTRLAIIAGLTMIGIYAIQFVAARFSLREHLTATDLAVLRFGGAGVVFLPIVWRSGFAPMRALGWRRALALAALAGLPYPLIINWGLTYAPAAHAAALCPASIVFFSSLLSRVFFDDGGSQRRTIGVGAIIAGLLLFIAAARGGTGGALIGDVLFIGSGLMFSTYAVLVRLWRADPVTATAAVVTLSCLPLPVLHLLAPSHIHAASATEIVSQIVIQGILAGAAAMFLYTYIVRQMGPQAASLFLPGIPIATVIVGMAVLGETPMTIQFAAIAIMAAGMAFSATGRPSASASLNVPASG, from the coding sequence GTGGCAGACGCAGATGACGCAGGGAACACGAGACTGGCGATTATCGCCGGCCTCACCATGATCGGCATCTACGCTATCCAATTCGTCGCTGCTCGCTTCAGCCTGCGAGAACACCTGACGGCGACAGATTTGGCCGTTTTGCGCTTTGGCGGCGCGGGGGTGGTCTTTCTGCCGATCGTCTGGCGCAGCGGCTTCGCCCCCATGAGGGCGCTGGGCTGGCGACGGGCTCTGGCGTTGGCGGCATTGGCAGGTTTGCCTTATCCGCTGATCATCAATTGGGGCCTGACCTATGCGCCTGCCGCCCACGCGGCCGCGCTCTGTCCTGCGTCGATCGTCTTCTTTTCGTCCCTGCTGTCGCGCGTCTTCTTCGACGACGGCGGTTCTCAACGACGGACAATCGGCGTCGGCGCGATCATCGCCGGGCTGTTGCTGTTCATCGCCGCGGCGCGTGGCGGCACCGGCGGCGCCCTGATCGGCGACGTGCTGTTCATCGGATCGGGCCTCATGTTTTCGACTTATGCCGTTCTCGTGAGGCTATGGCGTGCCGATCCGGTCACGGCGACGGCCGCGGTAGTAACCCTGTCGTGCCTGCCGTTGCCGGTTCTCCATCTCTTGGCGCCAAGCCATATCCATGCCGCGTCGGCTACGGAGATCGTCAGCCAGATCGTGATCCAAGGGATTCTGGCCGGCGCGGCGGCCATGTTCCTCTACACCTACATCGTCCGGCAAATGGGGCCGCAGGCGGCGTCCCTGTTCCTGCCCGGCATACCGATCGCGACGGTGATTGTCGGCATGGCAGTGCTCGGCGAAACGCCGATGACGATCCAGTTCGCAGCCATCGCGATCATGGCAGCGGGAATGGCCTTCTCGGCGACCGGAAGACCCAGTGCCAGCGCAAGCCTGAATGTACCGGCGTCAGGCTGA
- a CDS encoding GH25 family lysozyme has protein sequence MGKRIVFWGLAGVVVACAVVAGAYLWFRGFSPDRAEFPIRGIDVSHHQGKIDWQRVAADDVAFAIIKATEGGTHVDTQFATNLREARAAGLAVGAYHFFTFCRPGADQARNFIAVVPRGEPLLPPVVDIEFGGNCPQRPSPEQLNAELAAFLGPVETAFGKQAIFYLTDEAADAYSGSIIARQHWLRSLAIRPRGNDWIYWQYHNMGHVDGIEGDVDLNVLKGSRGTLAELFAPTP, from the coding sequence TTGGGGAAGCGGATTGTTTTCTGGGGCCTTGCCGGCGTGGTTGTCGCCTGCGCCGTCGTGGCAGGCGCCTATTTGTGGTTCCGTGGCTTTTCGCCGGACCGCGCGGAGTTCCCGATCCGAGGCATCGACGTCTCCCACCATCAGGGCAAGATCGACTGGCAACGCGTCGCGGCAGACGATGTCGCCTTCGCGATCATCAAGGCAACCGAAGGCGGCACCCATGTCGATACCCAATTCGCAACCAACCTGCGCGAGGCCCGCGCGGCCGGCCTGGCGGTCGGCGCCTATCATTTCTTCACCTTCTGCCGCCCTGGCGCCGACCAGGCGAGGAACTTCATTGCGGTGGTGCCGCGCGGCGAGCCGCTTCTGCCGCCGGTGGTCGACATCGAGTTCGGCGGCAACTGCCCGCAGCGTCCGTCTCCCGAACAGTTGAACGCCGAGCTCGCCGCCTTCCTCGGCCCGGTCGAGACGGCGTTCGGCAAGCAGGCGATTTTCTATCTGACCGACGAGGCGGCCGACGCCTATTCCGGCAGCATCATCGCGCGCCAGCACTGGCTGCGGTCACTGGCGATCAGGCCACGCGGGAACGACTGGATCTACTGGCAATATCACAATATGGGCCACGTCGACGGCATCGAAGGCGATGTCGATCTCAACGTTTTGAAGGGCAGCCGCGGGACGCTGGCGGAGTTGTTTGCGCCGACGCCGTGA
- the smpB gene encoding SsrA-binding protein SmpB produces the protein MNQVKKADPNNRTVAENRKARFSYEVLDTIETGLVLTGTEVKSLRQGQANIQESYASAEGGEIWLINSYLPEYLQANRFNHEPRRRRKLLVSKREMAKLSQSVEREGMTLVPLKIYFNDRGRAKLLLAIARGKKLHDKRETEKQRDWSREKGRLLKERG, from the coding sequence ATGAATCAAGTCAAGAAAGCCGACCCCAACAACAGGACGGTCGCCGAAAACCGCAAGGCGCGCTTTTCCTATGAGGTGCTCGACACGATCGAGACCGGCTTGGTGCTGACCGGCACCGAGGTCAAGTCGCTGCGCCAGGGCCAGGCCAACATCCAGGAGAGCTATGCCTCGGCCGAAGGCGGCGAGATCTGGCTGATCAACTCCTATCTGCCGGAATATCTGCAGGCCAACCGCTTCAACCACGAGCCGCGCCGCCGCCGCAAACTGCTGGTCTCGAAGCGCGAGATGGCCAAGCTCTCGCAAAGCGTCGAGCGCGAAGGCATGACGCTGGTGCCGCTGAAAATCTATTTCAACGACCGCGGCCGTGCCAAGCTGCTGCTGGCGATCGCCCGGGGCAAGAAATTGCACGACAAGCGCGAGACCGAAAAGCAGCGCGACTGGTCGCGCGAAAAGGGCCGGCTGCTGAAAGAACGCGGCTAA
- the dapA gene encoding 4-hydroxy-tetrahydrodipicolinate synthase, which translates to MLRGSLTALVTPFEKSGRFDEKAFRSFVEWQIAEGTKGLVPVGTTGESPTLSHEEHRQVVKVCIEVAKGRVPVVAGAGSNNTEEAVGLVQYAEKAGADAALVVTPYYNKPTQRGLYEHFAAVARATRLPIIIYNIPPRSVIDMTPETMGRLRHDFKNIAGVKDATGKVERVSYQRMHCGEDFIQLSGEDASALGFNAHGGVGCISVTSNVAPRLCAEFQEATLSGDSAKALDLQDRLLPLHEAIFMEPGVSGSKYALSKLGRIENVVRSPLVTVEVSTAQKIDAALKHAGLIN; encoded by the coding sequence ATGCTGAGAGGCTCGCTGACTGCGCTTGTGACACCGTTCGAAAAGAGCGGGCGCTTCGACGAGAAAGCCTTTCGCTCGTTTGTCGAATGGCAGATCGCCGAAGGCACCAAGGGTCTCGTTCCCGTCGGCACGACCGGCGAGTCGCCGACGCTGTCGCATGAGGAGCACCGTCAGGTCGTCAAGGTCTGCATCGAGGTGGCCAAGGGCAGGGTGCCCGTCGTGGCCGGCGCGGGCTCCAACAACACCGAGGAAGCGGTCGGGCTGGTTCAATACGCCGAAAAGGCCGGCGCCGATGCAGCGCTGGTGGTCACGCCCTATTACAACAAGCCCACGCAGCGCGGACTCTATGAGCATTTCGCCGCCGTAGCCAGGGCGACCAGGCTGCCGATCATCATCTACAACATCCCACCGCGTTCGGTGATCGACATGACGCCGGAGACGATGGGCAGGCTGCGCCACGACTTCAAGAACATCGCCGGCGTCAAGGACGCGACCGGCAAGGTCGAGCGCGTCTCCTATCAGCGCATGCACTGCGGCGAGGATTTCATCCAGCTCTCCGGCGAGGATGCATCCGCCCTCGGCTTCAACGCCCATGGCGGTGTCGGCTGCATTTCGGTCACCTCGAATGTCGCGCCACGGCTCTGTGCCGAATTCCAGGAAGCGACACTCTCCGGCGACAGCGCCAAGGCGCTCGACCTGCAGGATCGGCTACTGCCGCTCCACGAGGCGATCTTCATGGAGCCCGGTGTTTCCGGGTCGAAATACGCGTTGTCGAAGCTGGGCAGGATCGAGAACGTGGTGCGCTCGCCGCTGGTGACGGTCGAGGTTTCGACCGCGCAAAAGATCGACGCGGCGCTCAAGCACGCCGGCTTGATTAATTAG
- a CDS encoding lytic transglycosylase domain-containing protein, with protein MPTRRPHLFALLGAIVALMPTVAIGGSVDVRATASIPVPDAPQAPGQMSTAPDIAQLKSGLDALAANNIAGARNARDTLPATSLDRHILAWAIALYGGDQVPSGEIADAAKMLPGWPGTIALRKNSERALYRENPPPQVVVQAFGRSQPLTPEGVIILARSQMALGNQAAARAVLVPFWRTEKLEAKDEATVIKEFGALIPAADHRYRMERMFYADRPSSALRVAGLAGAQPLADAWAAADKGDKNAAKLLKAVPAAQRSAGYFFAEAEYLRKQQKFADAAAVVMKAPTDRDSLVDPDAWWVERRVLSRELVDQGDMKTAYKIVSMHAAESPLNAAEAEFHAGWYALRGLNDPATAAGHFTRITEFAQGPVSLSRAYYWLGRAAEVGGPGNAKDYFTRAAGYGTTFYGQLAGERVGLRTLNIVYPKPSAADRQSFDNREAVGAIKRLQEAGYDRYAETLYRDLAGQLTSPGELALLAVLAEKQGNHFMALKVGKIAAQRGIDVGALSHPLGVIPDSANISGSGKALAYAIARQESEFNIGAVSSAGARGLLQLMPGTAKQLAKKAGMTFSQARLTTDAGYNATLGSAFLGEQLDRFGGSYVLTFAGYNAGPNRAAQWAVKYGDPRGKGIDAVVDWIERIPYTETRSYVQRVMENYEVYKMRISGKYDIVGDLVNGRS; from the coding sequence ATGCCGACGAGGCGGCCCCATCTTTTCGCGCTTTTGGGCGCGATCGTCGCGCTGATGCCCACCGTGGCGATCGGCGGCAGCGTCGATGTGCGCGCGACGGCCTCGATTCCGGTGCCCGATGCGCCGCAGGCGCCGGGCCAGATGTCGACCGCCCCCGACATAGCGCAACTGAAGAGCGGGCTCGATGCGCTCGCCGCCAACAACATCGCCGGCGCGCGCAATGCGCGCGACACGCTGCCCGCCACCTCGCTCGACCGGCACATCCTTGCCTGGGCGATCGCGCTTTACGGCGGCGATCAGGTGCCGAGCGGCGAGATCGCCGACGCGGCCAAGATGCTGCCGGGATGGCCCGGCACGATCGCGTTGCGCAAGAACAGCGAGCGCGCGCTCTATCGCGAGAACCCGCCGCCGCAAGTGGTGGTGCAGGCCTTCGGCCGCAGCCAGCCGCTGACGCCCGAGGGTGTGATCATTCTTGCCCGCTCGCAGATGGCGCTGGGCAACCAGGCCGCGGCGCGCGCGGTGCTGGTGCCGTTCTGGCGCACCGAGAAGCTGGAAGCAAAGGACGAGGCGACCGTCATCAAGGAGTTCGGCGCGCTGATCCCGGCGGCCGACCATCGCTACCGCATGGAGCGCATGTTCTATGCCGACCGGCCGTCCTCGGCGCTGAGGGTCGCTGGCCTCGCCGGCGCACAGCCCCTGGCGGATGCCTGGGCGGCTGCCGACAAGGGCGACAAGAACGCCGCCAAGCTGTTGAAGGCGGTGCCCGCGGCGCAGCGCTCGGCCGGCTATTTCTTCGCCGAGGCGGAATATCTGCGCAAGCAGCAGAAATTCGCCGATGCCGCTGCTGTCGTGATGAAGGCGCCGACCGATCGCGATTCGCTGGTCGACCCCGACGCCTGGTGGGTCGAACGCCGCGTGCTGTCGCGTGAACTGGTCGACCAGGGCGACATGAAGACCGCCTACAAGATCGTCTCCATGCACGCCGCCGAGAGCCCGCTGAACGCCGCCGAAGCCGAATTCCACGCCGGCTGGTATGCATTGCGCGGCCTCAACGACCCAGCGACCGCCGCCGGGCATTTCACGCGCATCACCGAATTCGCCCAGGGACCGGTGTCGCTGTCGCGCGCCTATTACTGGCTCGGCCGCGCGGCGGAAGTCGGCGGCCCAGGCAACGCCAAGGATTATTTCACGCGTGCGGCCGGCTACGGCACGACCTTCTACGGCCAGCTCGCGGGCGAGCGCGTGGGCTTGAGAACGCTCAACATCGTCTATCCGAAACCGAGTGCCGCCGACCGACAGAGCTTTGACAACCGAGAAGCAGTCGGCGCGATCAAGCGGCTGCAGGAAGCAGGCTACGACCGCTACGCCGAGACGCTCTACCGCGACCTTGCCGGGCAGCTGACCAGTCCGGGCGAACTGGCGCTGCTTGCGGTGCTGGCCGAAAAGCAGGGCAACCATTTCATGGCGCTGAAGGTCGGCAAGATCGCCGCCCAGCGCGGCATCGATGTCGGCGCGCTGTCGCATCCGCTGGGTGTCATTCCCGATTCGGCCAACATTTCGGGGTCCGGCAAGGCGCTCGCCTACGCCATCGCCCGCCAGGAAAGCGAGTTCAATATCGGCGCCGTTTCCAGCGCCGGCGCGCGCGGCCTGCTGCAGCTGATGCCGGGCACCGCCAAGCAGTTGGCGAAGAAGGCCGGCATGACCTTTTCGCAGGCGCGGCTGACGACCGATGCCGGCTACAACGCGACGCTGGGCTCGGCCTTCCTCGGCGAACAGCTCGACCGCTTCGGTGGCTCCTATGTGCTCACCTTCGCCGGCTACAATGCCGGCCCGAACCGCGCCGCCCAATGGGCGGTGAAATACGGCGATCCGCGCGGCAAGGGCATCGATGCGGTCGTCGACTGGATCGAGCGGATTCCCTACACGGAAACAAGAAGTTACGTGCAGCGCGTGATGGAGAATTATGAGGTTTATAAGATGCGTATTTCAGGGAAATACGACATCGTGGGCGACCTCGTGAACGGGCGCAGCTGA
- a CDS encoding alpha/beta fold hydrolase translates to MASDEGFSDFFYPAPDGLKLHARIYGEPNAKGCPVVCLPGLTRNARDFHELAIHLSRKTESPRKVIAFDYRGRGQSGHDPDIGHYNVGVEAGDVLAGLSALGIEQAAFVGTSRGGLIIHVLGALKPAVLRAVVLNDIGPVIEAEGLAHIRSYLDRAPKPKTFAEAVAAQRRVHGADFPALTDADWARMVRAICRETDAGWVPDFDPALVDTLAGIDFSKPLPDLWPQFDALAAIPLLAIRGANSKLLSTATLQAMQERHPGMEQITVEGQGHAPFLETGDLPGKIAAFLYRIECRVEMK, encoded by the coding sequence ATGGCGAGCGACGAAGGTTTCTCCGACTTCTTTTATCCCGCGCCCGACGGCCTAAAGCTTCATGCGCGGATCTATGGCGAACCGAATGCCAAGGGCTGCCCGGTAGTCTGCCTGCCCGGCCTCACCCGCAATGCGCGCGACTTTCATGAACTCGCGATCCATCTTTCCAGGAAAACGGAGAGCCCCCGGAAAGTCATTGCCTTCGACTACCGCGGCCGCGGGCAATCCGGCCACGATCCCGATATCGGCCACTATAATGTCGGGGTCGAAGCCGGCGACGTGCTTGCCGGGCTGTCTGCGCTCGGCATCGAACAGGCCGCCTTCGTCGGCACGTCGCGTGGCGGCCTGATCATCCATGTGCTCGGCGCGTTGAAGCCGGCCGTACTAAGGGCCGTCGTCCTGAACGACATCGGCCCGGTGATCGAGGCGGAAGGCCTCGCCCATATCCGCTCCTATCTCGACCGTGCGCCGAAACCGAAGACCTTCGCCGAGGCGGTCGCGGCCCAGCGGCGCGTGCACGGCGCCGATTTCCCGGCGCTCACCGACGCCGACTGGGCGCGGATGGTCCGGGCGATCTGCCGCGAAACGGATGCCGGCTGGGTGCCGGATTTCGATCCGGCCCTGGTCGACACGCTGGCCGGCATCGATTTCAGCAAGCCGTTGCCGGATCTGTGGCCGCAGTTCGACGCGCTCGCCGCCATTCCACTGCTCGCCATTCGCGGCGCAAACTCGAAACTGCTTTCCACGGCGACGCTTCAAGCGATGCAGGAGCGGCACCCCGGCATGGAACAGATCACCGTCGAAGGCCAGGGCCACGCGCCCTTCCTCGAAACCGGTGACTTGCCTGGAAAGATTGCCGCATTCCTCTATCGGATCGAATGTCGAGTAGAAATGAAATAA